A section of the Festucalex cinctus isolate MCC-2025b chromosome 9, RoL_Fcin_1.0, whole genome shotgun sequence genome encodes:
- the atoh1b gene encoding protein atonal homolog 1b: MSTKTELAIWTQHVDEHKNWICPNSLQRVFSTRTDAPEHLAPEMPGSVTAAGIPTEAAGAPPHCGPHRHRRVAANARERRRMHGLNKAFDELRSVIPSLENEKKLSKFDTLQMAQIYITELSELLAGMVQQHPASADKHCRRNVMHTRMPEHENPRTERRDSSSSHLIIVGPKSGLHKSNSCHWSDGESSHLSDVEESQSGGR, encoded by the coding sequence ATGAGCACCAAAACAGAGCTCGCAATCTGGACTCAGCACGTGGATGAGCACAAAAACTGGATTTGCCCCAACTCCCTGCAGCGCGTCTTCTCCACGAGAACAGACGCGCCTGAGCACCTTGCGCCAGAGATGCCGGGCAGCGTGACCGCCGCGGGGATCCCGACGGAggcggccggggcgccgccccACTGCGGCCCGCACAGACACCGGCGGGTGGCCGCCAACGCCcgggagaggaggaggatgcACGGCCTCAACAAAGCCTTCGACGAGCTGAGGAGCGTCATCCCGTCGCTGGAGAACGAGAAGAAGCTGTCCAAGTTCGACACCCTCCAAATGGCGCAGATTTACATCACCGAGCTGTCGGAGCTCCTGGCCGGGATGGTCCAGCAGCATCCGGCCTCCGCGGACAAACACTGCAGGAGGAACGTGATGCACACTCGCATGCCGGAGCATGAGAACCCGCGGACAGAGCGGAGGGACTCCTCCTCCTCACATCTCATCATAGTGGGGCCTAAAAGCGGGCTTCATAAAAGCAACTCATGCCACTGGAGTGATGGAGAATCGTCTCATCTTAGTGACGTAGAAGAGAGCCAAAGTGGAGGACGTTAA
- the ddx41 gene encoding putative ATP-dependent RNA helicase DDX41: MEDDNRLKKRSHREDEDSGPEGSEDEDYVPYVPVKIRKQQMVQKMLRLRGKAVGEEHRDSGEEQRDEDEGLGPRSNVSLLDQHQHLKEKAEARKESAKEKQLKEEEKILESVAEGRALMSVKEMAKGIIYDDPIKTSWKAPRYVLHMPETRNERVRKKFHILVDGDGIPPPIKTFREMKLPSAILKGLKKKGIVHPTPIQIQGIPTVLSGRDMIGIAFTGSGKTLVFTLPIIMFALEQEKRLPFFKREGPYGLIICPSRELARQTHGIIEYYSKLLEEEGAPQMRTALCIGGMSVKEQMEVVKHGVHMMVATPGRLMDLLQKKMVSLDICRYLALDEADRMIDMGFEEDIRTIFSYFKGQRQTLLFSATMPKKIQNFAKSALVKPITINVGRAGAASLDVIQEVEYVKEEAKMVYLLECLQKTTPPVLIFAEKKADVDAIHEYLLLKGVEAVAIHGGKDQEERTKAIEAFKEGKKDVLVATDVASKGLDFPAIQHVVNYDMPEEIENYVHRIGRTGRSGQTGIATTFINKGCDESVLMDLKALLIEAKQKVPPVLQVLQSGDETMLDIGGERGCTFCGGLGHRITDCPKLEAMQTKQVTNIGRKDYLAHSSMDF; this comes from the exons ATGGAAGACGATAATCGACTTAAAAAG AGATCTCATCGAGAAGATGAAGATTCTGGGCCCGAGGGGTCGGAGGATGAAGATTATGTTCCTTACGTTCCTGTTAAAATCCGAAAGCAACAAATG GTGCAGAAAATGTTGCGATTGCGTGGTAAAGCAGTGGGTGAAGAGCACAGGGACAGTGGGGAGGAACAGAGGGATGAAGACGAAGGACTTGGTCCACGTTCAAACGTCAGTCTCCTTGACCAGCATCAGCATCTCAAGGAAAAAGCAGAAG CACGCAAAGAGTCAGCCAAGGAGAAACAATTGAAAGAGGAAGAGAAGATTTTAGAAAGTGTTGCGGAGGGCAgag CTCTGATGTCTGTGAAGGAAATGGCCAAGGGTATCATTTATGATGATCCAATTAAAACAAG CTGGAAGGCTCCGCGGTATGTCCTCCATATGCCAGAGACACGAAATGAACGCGTCAGGAAGAAGTTTCACATTCTGGTTGATGGAGATGGCATCCCTCCTCCGATCAAAACCTTCAGGGAGATGAAGCTTCCTTCAG CGATTCTAAAAGGATTGAAGAAGAAGGGAATTGTACATCCAACGCCAATTCAAATTCAAGGAATCCCAACAGT TCTATCAGGTCGTGATATGATCGGCATTGCCTTCACTGGCTCAGGCAAAACCTTGGTCTTCACTTTGCCCATCATCATGTTCGCCTTGGAGCAGGAGAAGCGGCTGCCTTTCTTTAAAAGAGAGGGACCCTATGGACTCATCATCTGTCCTTCA AGAGAGCTGGCCCGACAGACGCACGGCATCATCGAATATTACAGCAAGCtgctggaggaggagggagcCCCTCAGATGCGAACGGCCCTCTGCATTGGAGGGATGTCCGTTAAGGAGCAAATGGAAGTTGTGAAACA TGGTGTGCACATGATGGTCGCCACTCCCGGGCGTCTCATGGACTTGTTACAGAAGAAGATGGTGAGTCTGGACATCTGTCGCTACCTGGCCCTGGATGAAGCTGACAGGATGATTGACATGGGCTTTGAGGAGGACATCAGGaccattttttcttattttaag GGACAAAGGCAAACCCTGCTTTTCAGTGCCACCATGCCCAAGAAGATCCAGAATTTCGCCAAGAGTGCTTTGGTCAAACCCATCACCATTAACGTAGGCAGAGCGGGTGCTGCCAGCTTGGATGTCATCCAG gaagtggaatACGTCAAAGAGGAGGCGAAGATGGTGTATCTGCTCGAGTGTCTCCAGAAAACAACACCTCCC GTGTTGATATTTGCTGAGAAAAAGGCTGACGTGGATGCTATCCATGAGTATCTGCTGCTGAAAGGTGTGGAAGCGGTGGCCATTCATGGAGGAAAAG ATCAGGAGGAAAGAACGAAAGCCATCGAAGCAtttaaggaaggaaagaaggacgTCCTAGTCGCCACAGATGTGGCCTCCAAAGGTTTGGATTTCCCGGCCATCCAGCACGTCGTCAACTACGACATGCCTGAGGAGATTGAAAACTATG tCCACAGAATTGGAAGAACAGGGCGGTCTGGACAGACTGGTATCGCCACAACGTTCATCAATAAAGGCTGTG ATGAGTCTGTGTTGATGGATCTGAAGGCCCTGCTTATTGAAGCCAAGCAGAAGGTTCCTCCGGTTCTTCAGGTTCTCCAGTCGGGAGACGAAACAATGCTGGACATCGGAG GGGAGAGGGGTTGTACATTTTGCGGTGGTCTTGGTCATCGTATTACGGACTGTCCCAAGTTGGAGGCAATGCAGACCAAGCAAGTCACCAACATCGGGCGGAAGGACTATCTGGCTCACAGCTCAATGGACTTCTAA